Proteins co-encoded in one Xanthomonas campestris pv. badrii genomic window:
- a CDS encoding SAM-dependent DNA methyltransferase, with protein sequence MIESKIVSRQRVADHGEVLTGHKEVAAMLDLVEHETQRIDSRFLEPACGDGNFLAEVLARKLAVVKRRYCKSQLEYERYGVLAVCSIYGVDILPDNVERCRERLLGVFEEAYRCVFKSKVREACLDSVRHILELNIVWGDALTLKTVGDKQTYIKFAEWSPINGSLLKRRDFCFRELIDRQSDRDLPLFSDLGDEVFVPTPEAEYPPIHFLDLGNG encoded by the coding sequence ATGATCGAATCCAAGATCGTCTCCAGGCAGCGCGTAGCCGATCATGGCGAGGTTCTGACGGGACACAAAGAAGTAGCTGCCATGCTCGACTTGGTCGAGCATGAGACCCAGCGCATCGACTCGCGGTTTCTTGAGCCAGCTTGTGGCGACGGAAACTTTTTGGCTGAGGTTTTGGCCCGGAAGTTGGCCGTTGTGAAGCGTCGTTACTGCAAGTCGCAGCTCGAATATGAGCGTTATGGCGTCCTCGCGGTTTGCTCAATTTACGGGGTTGATATCCTGCCGGATAACGTAGAGCGGTGCCGTGAGCGCTTGCTTGGTGTCTTTGAGGAAGCGTATCGGTGCGTGTTCAAGAGTAAGGTGCGCGAGGCTTGTTTAGATTCGGTACGCCACATTCTTGAGCTCAACATTGTCTGGGGCGATGCTCTAACGTTGAAGACCGTGGGCGATAAGCAAACCTATATCAAGTTCGCAGAGTGGTCCCCGATCAATGGAAGCCTATTGAAGCGTCGGGATTTCTGTTTTCGCGAACTAATTGATCGGCAGAGCGATCGCGACCTGCCGCTATTCTCCGATCTTGGCGACGAGGTGTTTGTGCCAACGCCAGAGGCCGAGTACCCACCAATCCACTTCTTGGATTTGGGCAATGGCTGA
- a CDS encoding Eco57I restriction-modification methylase domain-containing protein, producing the protein MADSGYNPDVLTCLANLSSDEVFTPPALANQILDMLPGDLWCNKDARFLDPGCKSGVFLREIARRLDAGLAAVIPNKQERLNHILKNQLFGLAITEITALMSRRSVYCSRLANGKYSICENFDSDDGNIRYGAVAHTWENGRCLYCGASELDYKRDNGLEAHAYEFIHTDNAQSIFQMKFDVIIGNPPYQLSDGGHGRSASPIYQLFVEQAKKLNPRYLTMIIPARWFGGGKGLGDFRAAMLADDRVRKLVDFENVKEVFPGVDLAGGVCYFLWDRDSRGPCEVTNVNAGTRVVETRKLDEFPTFVRHSGSVPIIRKVLAKKSEARMSSQVTSRKPFGLATNVRPQKVGELTLRWEKGEGPYPRDEIETGKDLIEKWKVITSYVGYDHAGNPGKDGRRRVLSKIDILPPKSICTETYLVAGAYKTQKEALNLIAYMKTRFFRFLMAQFMYSHHLTRSAYEFVPVLDMQEEWTDAMLAKRYGLTKDEIAFIASKIRAYDSAEQGDE; encoded by the coding sequence ATGGCTGACAGTGGCTACAACCCTGATGTCTTGACCTGTTTGGCTAATCTGAGCAGCGATGAAGTATTCACTCCTCCCGCGCTTGCCAATCAGATCCTCGACATGCTCCCGGGAGATCTGTGGTGCAACAAAGATGCGCGCTTTCTGGATCCTGGCTGCAAGTCCGGCGTATTCTTGAGGGAGATAGCAAGACGCCTCGATGCAGGACTAGCTGCTGTCATCCCAAATAAGCAAGAACGCCTCAATCACATCCTCAAAAATCAGCTATTCGGGCTTGCGATCACCGAAATCACAGCCCTTATGTCCCGACGATCTGTTTACTGCTCTCGATTGGCAAATGGAAAGTACTCGATTTGCGAAAACTTTGATAGTGATGACGGCAACATTCGATATGGGGCAGTAGCCCACACTTGGGAAAATGGCCGGTGTCTGTATTGCGGCGCCAGTGAACTTGATTATAAAAGAGATAACGGACTTGAAGCGCACGCTTACGAGTTCATCCATACCGACAACGCACAGAGCATTTTTCAGATGAAATTCGACGTCATCATCGGCAATCCACCCTACCAGCTGAGTGATGGCGGTCATGGTCGAAGTGCTTCTCCGATCTACCAGCTGTTCGTTGAGCAGGCGAAAAAGCTCAACCCACGCTACCTGACCATGATCATCCCGGCACGCTGGTTTGGCGGCGGCAAAGGCCTGGGTGACTTTCGTGCTGCGATGCTGGCGGATGACCGTGTTCGGAAGCTTGTCGACTTTGAGAACGTCAAAGAAGTGTTTCCGGGGGTGGACCTGGCGGGTGGTGTTTGCTACTTCCTCTGGGATAGAGACTCGCGTGGACCCTGCGAGGTTACCAACGTGAATGCTGGCACACGGGTTGTCGAAACACGAAAGCTGGATGAGTTTCCAACCTTCGTCAGGCACAGCGGCTCTGTTCCAATTATTCGCAAAGTTCTTGCCAAGAAATCCGAAGCTCGAATGAGCTCCCAGGTCACGAGCCGTAAGCCGTTCGGTCTTGCAACCAATGTTCGCCCCCAGAAGGTGGGTGAGCTAACGCTTCGCTGGGAAAAGGGTGAGGGTCCATATCCTCGCGATGAGATTGAGACCGGAAAGGATCTCATCGAAAAGTGGAAGGTCATTACGTCCTACGTCGGTTACGACCATGCTGGGAACCCTGGTAAGGATGGCCGCCGTCGGGTGCTCTCAAAGATCGACATCCTTCCCCCCAAGTCGATCTGCACAGAAACCTACCTCGTGGCCGGTGCTTATAAGACCCAGAAGGAGGCGCTGAATCTAATTGCCTACATGAAGACGCGGTTCTTTCGCTTTCTGATGGCGCAGTTTATGTACTCCCACCACTTGACCCGATCTGCCTATGAGTTTGTCCCGGTCCTGGACATGCAAGAGGAATGGACGGACGCCATGCTCGCAAAGCGATATGGCCTGACCAAGGATGAAATAGCGTTCATCGCATCGAAGATCCGCGCGTACGATTCGGCGGAGCAAGGGGATGAATAA